Part of the Haemophilus influenzae genome is shown below.
CTCAACACTAGATTTTTTAGAAGATCTTTTCACACATTTATTGTAAAATCTCCGACAATTTTGACCGCACTTTTATAATAAAAACAACAAGGATCCTTTTGTGAATCTCTCAAATCTTTGGCAAAGTTGCCTGTTACAACTTCAAGATCAAGTTTCAGCCAGCGATCTTAGCACTTGGCTTCGTCCTTTACAGGCTGATGTGGTGGCGGATAACCACATTGTTTTATATGCTTCTAATATGTTTGTGAAAGGTTGGGTGGAAACCCATTATCTCGCACAAATCCAGCAAATTTGTCAAACACTTGCACAAAATCCTGAACTGCGTATTTCTTTAAAAGAAGGGGTTAAACCTGCACCCAAGATAGTGGAAAGCACACCAAATACATCACTTAGATCAGAAAGTGCGGTAGATTTTCAAGCTGAATCTAGTGCTTCAGTAAAATTTGAATCTCATCTCAATACTAAACACTTATTTGATAACTTTGTTGAAGGTAAATCGAACCAACTCGCACGTGCAGTCGGTCAAAAACTTGCTCAAGCACCAGGCGAACCATCAGCCAATCCTTTCTTTTTATATGGCGGCACTGGTTTAGGGAAAACTCACTTGTTACACGCCATTGGCAACGGCATTTTAGCCGATAAACCGAATGCGCGAGTGCTTTATATTCACGCAAATAACTTTATGCAACATATGGTAAAAGCAGTGCGTGATAATAAAATGGATCAGTTCAAAAAATTCTATCGTTCTCTCGATGCGCTTTTAGTGGATGATATTCAATTTTTCGCTGAAAAAGAAAAAACCCAAGAAGAATTCTTCCATATTTTCAATAACTTATTTGAAACGGGTCGCCAAATTATCTTAACTTCAGATCGTTATCCTAAAGAAATTGAAAAAATTGAAGAACGTTTAAAATCACGTTTTGGCTGGGGCTTAACAACAGCTATTGAACCGCCCGATCTTGAAACCCGTGTAGCGATTTTATTAAAAAAGGCGGAAGAACATAATATGAACTTGCCAGAAGAAGTCGCTTTCTTCATTGCTCAACGCTTGCGTACCAACGTGCGTGAACTTGAGGGTGCATTAAATCGTGTAAAAGCAATGCAAGACTTCAAAGGCGGTGACATTGATATTGATTTCGTGCGTGATACCTTAAAAGATATTTTGGCTCTGCAAGAACGCTTAGTTACCATTGAAAATATTCAAAAAGTGGTGGCTGAATATTATCGAATTAAGGTTTCAGATTTAAAATCAAAAAGTCGCGCACGTTCAGTGACTCGTCCTCGCCAAATTGCAATGGCGTTAGCAAAAGAATTAACAAACCGCAGTTTGCCTGAAATCGGTCGTGCATTTGATCGTGATCACACAACCGTATTAAACGCTTGCCGAGAAGTGCCAAAATTCCGCGAGCAAGACAATAGCATTCAAGAAGATTGGGCGAATTTAATCCGCACTTTGTCTGCATAAAAGGAGAACGCAATGCAATTTAGCATTTCAAGAGAAAATTTATTAAAACCGTTGCAACAAGTATGTGGCGTATTGAGTAATCGCCCAAATATTCCTGTATTAAACAACGTATTGTTGCAAATTGAAGACAATCGTCTGACTATCACTGGTACAGATTTAGAAGTCGAATTATCGAGTCAAACTCAGCTTTCATCGTCTTCTGAAAATGGCACTTTTACCATTCCAGCAAAAAAATTCTTAGATATTTGCCGCACTTTATCTGATGATTCAGAAATCACGGTGACTTTTGAACAAGACCGTGCATTAGTGCAATCGGGGCGTAGCCGTTTTACGCTGACAACCCAACCTGCCGAAGAATATCCAAACCTCACAGATTGGCAGTCTGAAGTGGATTTTGAACTACCGCAAAATACCTTACGCCGTTTAATTGAAGCCACTCAATTTTCTATGGCAAACCAAGATGCACGCTATTTCTTAAATGGTATGAAGTTTGAAACAGAAGGCAATTTATTGCGAACTGTGGCAACAGATGGTCATAGACTTGCGGTCTGTACTATTTCACTTGAACAAGAATTACAAAATCATTCTGTGATTTTACCTCGTAAAGGCGTGTTAGAGCTGGTTCGTTTATTAGAAACAAGCGATGAACCAGCACGCTTACAAATTGGCACCAACAATTTACGTGTCCATTTAAAAAACACCGTATTTACATCAAAATTAATTGATGGTCGCTTTCCTGACTATCGCCGAGTATTGCCTCGTAATGCCACAAAAATTGTCGAAGGCAGTTGGGAAATGCTGAAACAGGCTTTTGTTCGTGCGTCCATTTTATCTAATGAACGCGCACGCAGCGTACGTTTAAGTTTAAAGGAAAACCAGCTTAAAATTACTGCCTCAAACACAGAACACGAAGAAGCAGAAGAAATTGTCGATGTCAATTACAATGGCGAAGAATTAGAAGTGGGCTTTAATGTAACCTATATTCTTGATGTGCTGAATGCACTTAAATGTAATCAAGTGCGAATGTGCTTAACTGATGCGTTCTCCAGTTGCTTAATTGAAAACTGTGAAGACAGCAGCTGCGAATACGTCATTATGCCAATGCGTTTATAATATGGCGATTTCTCGTTTACTGGTCGAAAAATTTCGTAACTTAACAGCAGTGGATCTTGATTTTGATCCCTGCTTTAACTTTCTAATCGGCAACAACGGCAGCGGAAAAACCAGCTTATTAGAAGCCATTTTTTATCTTGGTCACGGACGTTCATTTAAGAGTGCGGTCACAAATCGCATCATTTCTTACGACGAACCGCACTTTACCCTATTTGGACAAATCCAAGAAAGCCAACATCAATGGTCTGTCGGCTTACAAAAACTGCGTCAAGGCAACACCTTAGTAAAAATTAACGGCGAAGATGGCAATAAAATTTCCGATCTTGCCCATCTTTTGCCAATGCAATTAATCACCCCTGAAGGCTTAACCTTACTGAATGGGGGGCCAAGTTATCGCCGCGCGTTTTTAGATTGGGGATTATTCCACCACCAAACAAGTTTCTATTCCGCTTGGAGCAATCTCAATCGATTACTCAAACAACGAAATGCCGCCCTTGCACAAAATCAGCCCTACTCCGCTATTAAAGTTTGGGACGTTGAACTTGCTAAACTTGCCCATCAAGTAAGTCAATGGCGTGCCGAATATGCAGAAGCACTACGCCCTGAAATTGAGCAAACTTGCCGACTTTTTCTGCCTGAATTAGAAATTAATGTCAGCTTTCATCAAGGATGGGAAAAAAATGCTGATTATTATGAAATTCTTCAACAAAATTTTGAACGAGATCGTGCCTTAAATTACACCTTTTCTGGCCCTCAAAAAGCGGATTTTCGTTTCAAAGCACAAGGATTGCCTGTTGAAGATGTGCTTTCTCGTGGACAACTTAAACTTTTAATGTGTGCATTAAGACTAGCGCAGGGCGAGCATTTAATGAAAGAAAAGCAACGCCATTGTATTTTTTTAATCGATGATTTTGCCTCGGAATTAGATCAAGACAAACGCGCCTTGTTGGCAAAACGATTACAACAAAGTGGCTCACAAGTGTTTGTTACCGCCATCACTAAAAGACAACTAAAAGAAATGCAAGTGGAAAACAAAAAAATGTTTTCTGTTCATAATGGCATCATTAACGCCTTAAATTAGCCAAAAGTGCGGTGGAAAATACGCCAATTTTTTAAAAAATATCAAAAATCATTATCATTACCTCATAAATGTAATTCAAGTTTTGAGCGATTTATGCTATAAAGCTCGCTCATTATAAAGATGAAGACAACTTGCAAACTATCAACGCAACACAGCCAAAATTTGAATCAACTTGTAACCGTATATCAAATTGTGTCCTATCAAATCTACTTTTTAAACTTAATTAATAAGGACAGCTTCTATGCTAAATAAAAAATTCAAACTCAATTTTATTGCGCTTACTGTCGCCTACGCATTAACCCCTTATACAGAAGCTGCGTTAGTGAGAGACGATGTGGATTATCAAATATTTCGTGATTTTGCAGAAAATAAAGGGAGATTTTCTGTTGGTGCAACAAATGTGGAAGTGAGAGATAAAAATAACCACTCTTTAGGCAATGCTTTACCTAATGGCATTCCGATGATTGATTTTAGTGTTGTGGATGTGAATAAACGTATTGGTACATTAGTGGATCCGCAATATATTGTAAGCGTAAAACACGCACATCAATATATGAATGACTTTTATTTTGGGCATTATAACGGACATCGTGATGTTTCTGATGATGAAAATAAATATAGTGTAGTGACACAAAATAATGTTAATCCAAATGAAGGCTGGCACGTAGATAAGCGATTAGATGACTATAATATGCCTCGTTTAAATAAATTTGTGACCGAGGTTGCACCCACTACGCCTACATTAGCTGGGGACGATTTAGAAACCTATAAAGATAAAGAAAAATATCTGTCCTTTGTGCGAGTAGGTGCTGGTACTCAGTTTGTTTATAAAAAAGGTGCTGACTACGTTGAAAATAATACCCATAATAGTGATATTAAATTCCTAACTGACGCATATCGCTATGCTATCGGTGGTACACCTTATAAAGGAATTAATATTGACCCGTCCCAAAGTAAAAAAGGTCTTATCGGTTTTGGAGATAGCCGTGAAGATCACGTTATTAATTCCAAAACATTGCTCTCTCAAGACCCTCTTACCAACTACGGCGTATTAGGTGATAGTGGTTCGCCTTTATTTGCTTTTGATAAACAACAAAACAAATGGGTTTTTATCGGGCCTTATACTTATTGGGCAGGCTATGGTAAAAAATCTTGGCAAGAATGGAATATTTATAAAAAAGATTTTGCTGATACTATTCACTCAAGAGATAACGCTGAAGCTGTGCCTTTCTCTAACAAAGAATATCGTTGGACAACAACAGGTAACTCAAGTCAAATCACAAACAATCAAAAAACAATTTCAGTCAAGCTTCCAAATTCTGAGGAAAAACTGGTTAATTATCAACAAAAAGAGAAAGAGAATACTGGACAAAATGTAATTTTTGAAGGAAATGGTAATTCTAAAAACACACTTGTTTTAGAAAATAACATCAATCAAGGTGCTGGCGGTTTATTCTTTAAAGGAAACTACGAAGTTAAAGGAAAAACGGACGATATTACTTGGGTAGGCGGCGGAATTTCTGTTGAAGAGGGAAAAACAGTAACGTGGAAAGTACATAACCCACAATCTGATCGTTTAGCTAAAATCGGCAAAGGAACATTAATTGTAGAAGGAAAAGGAGAAAATAAAGGTTCGCTAAAAGTGGGCGATGGTACTGTTATCTTAAAACAACAAGCTGATGCCAATAATAAAGTTAAAGCCTTTTCACAAGTAGGTATAGTAAGTGGTCGCTCAACTGTTGTACTTAATGATGATAAGCAAGTAGATCCAAATTCAATTTACTTTGGTTTTAGAGGCGGTCGATTAGATGCCAATGGCAATAATCTCACTTTTGAACATATCCGTAATATTGATGATGGCGCAAGACTAGTTAATCATAATATGACTAATGCCTCAAATATAACGATTACTGGGGAAAGCCTAATTACAGATCCAAATAAAATTACCTTAGATTATATACCACGACAAGATGAAGATAATCCTTATGCTCCTCGACGGATTAAAGATGGATACCAACTCTATTTAAATTTAGAAAACTATACTTATTATGCGTTAAGAAAAGGTGCTAAAGCTACTTCAGAACTGCCATACAACAATGCAAGCAATGAAAATTGGCTATATATGGGTAAAAATTCCGATGAAGCCAAAAAGAAAACGATGGAATACATCAATAATAGCCGTATGAATGGCTTTAACGGTTATTTTGGTGAGGAAGAGGGTAAAAATAACGGTAATCTAAATGTGACTTTTAAAGGCAAAAGTGAGCAAAATCGCTTTTTATTAACAGGCGGAACAAACCTTAACGGTGAATTAAAAGTTGAAAAAGGCACCTTATTCCTTTCTGGCAGACCAACACCGCACGCAAGAGATATTGCAGGTATTTCTTCGACAAAAAAAGATCCTCACTTTGCTGAAAATAATGAAGTGGTAGTAGAAGATGACTGGATTAACCGCAATTTTAAAGCAACAAATATTAATGTAACCAATAACGCAACCCTTTATTCAGGTCGCAATGTTGCAAACATTACGTCAAATATCACAGCTTCTAATAAAGCAAAAGTACATATTGGCTATAAAGCAGGCGACACCGTTTGTGTACGTTCTGACTATACGGGCTATGTGACTTGCACTACTGACAAGTTATCCGATAAAGCCCTTAATAGCTTTAACGCCACCAATGTATCTGGCAATGTAAATTTATCAGGTAATGCAAACTTTGTCTTAGGCAAAGCCAATTTATTCGGCACAATTCACAGCACGGGAAATAGCCAAGTACGTTTAACCGAAAATAGTAAATGGCATTTAACAGGCGATAGCAATGTTAATCAGTTAAATTTAGACAAGGGGCATATTCATTTAAATTCAGCAGACAATTCAAACAATGTGACAAAATATAACACGCTGACTGTGAATAACTTATCAGGCAACGGTTCTTTCTATTATTTAACTGACCTTTCTAAAAAGCAGGGCGACAAAGTTATTGTAACCCAATCCGCCACAGGTAACTTTACATTACAAGTGGCAGATAAAACAGGCGAGCCTACAAAAAATGAACTCACGCTTTTTGATGCTTCAAATGCTACAAGAAATAATTTGAATGTGTCATTAATTGGGAATACCGTTGATTTAGGTGCTTGGAAATATACGTTGAAAGAAACTAATGGACGTTACGATTTGTATAACCCAGAGGTGGAAAAAAGAAATCAAACTGTCGATACGACAAATATCACAACACCTAATAATATTCAAGCTGATGCACCTAGCGTACCAAGTAACAATGAAGAAATAGCCCGTGTTGAAGCACCAGTTCCACCACCTGCGCCTGCTACACCATCAGAGACAACTGAAACAGTGTCAGAAAATAGTCCGCAAGAAGGTGAAACCGTAGAGAAAAACGAGCAAAACGCAACCGAAACAACAGCTCAGAATGATGAAGTTGCAGAAGAAGCTAAACCAAGTGTAAAAGCTAACACTCAAACAAATGAAGTGGCTCAAAGTGGAAGTGAAACCGAGGAAACTCAAACGACTGAAACAAAAGAAACAGCTAAAGTAGAAACAGAGAAAACTCAAGAAGCATCTCAAATGGCTTCTGAAACGTCTCCGAAACAAGCAGAGCCTGCTCCTGAAAAAGTTTCAACTGATACGAAAGTAGAAGAAACTCAAGTTCAAGCTCAACCGCAAACACAACCGACAACTGTTGCTGCGGTAGAGGCAACTTCGCCAAACAGTAAACCAGCGGAAGAAACTCAACCAAGTGAAAAAACTAACGCTGAACCTGTAACATCTGTATCACAAAATCAACCAGAAAAAACTGTTTCTCAATCAACAAAAGATAAGGTTGTTGTAGAAAAAGAGGAAACGGCTAAAGTAGAAAAAGAGAAAACTCAAGAAGCCCCTCAAATGGCTTCTCAAGCGTCTCCGAAACAGGAACAGTCTGAAACTGTTCAACCGCAAGCAGTGCTTGAAAGTGAAAATGTTCCGACTGTTAATAATGCAAAAGAAGTTCAAGCTCAACTGCAAACACAACCAAGTGCAACAGTAAGCACTGAACAACCTGCGAAAGAGACTAGCTCAAATGTTGAACAACCAGTGACAGAAAGCACAACAGTAAACACTAGAAACTCTGCAGTGGGAAATCCAGAGAAGACAACACCTGCTACAACTCAATCTGCAGTTAATTCAGAAGCAGTTCAATCAAAAACAACAGAAGCTGATAATTCAGAAAGTAGTGAGCCAAAGAGTAGACGTAGAAGAAGTATTAGCCAGCTTCAAGAGACTTCTACTGACGAAACAACAGTAGCTAATAATTCAGAAAGCAGTAATAAGCCAAATAATAGACGTAGAAGAAGTGTTAGCCAGCCTCAAGAGACTTCTACTGACGAAACAACAGCAACTTCTACTAACGAAACAACAGTAGCTGATAATTCAGAAAGCAGTAATAAGCCAAAGAGTAGACGTAAAAGAAGTGTTAGCCAGCCTCAAGAGACTTCTGCTGAAGAAACAACGGTAACTTCTACTGAAAAAACAACAGTAGCTGATAATTCAAAAAGTAATAAGACAAATAGTAGACGTAGAAGTAGAAGAAGTGTTGGCTCAGTTCCGCATGATGTTGGACAAGCTACAAGTGGCAACGATCGTTCTGCAATGCCATTGAGCAATCTCACAAGTACAAACACCAATGCGGTACTTTCTGATGCAAGGGCAAAAGCACAATTTGTTGCATTAAATGTAGGGAAAGCAGTTTCTCAACATATTAGCCAGTTAGAAATGAATAACGAGGGGCAATATAACATTTGGGTATCTAATACTTCAATGAACAAAAATTATTCCTCAAGTCAATATCGTCGTTTTAGTTCTAAAAGTACGCAAACTCAACTTGGTTGGGATCAAACAATCTCAAACAATGTTCAGTTAGGTGGCGTGTTTACTTATGTTCGCAATAGTAACAACTTTGATAAGGCAAGCAGTAAAAATACCTTAGCACAAGTTAATTTCTATTCTAAATATTATGCGGATAATCATTGGTATTTAGCGGTGGATTTAGGCTACGGCAAGTTCCAAAGCAACTTACAAACTGATCATAATGCGAAATTTGCTCGCCATACTGCACAATTTGGTTTAACCGCAGGCAAAGCATTTAATCTTGGCAATTTTGGTATTACGCCAATAGTAGGCGTGCGTTATAGCTATTTATCAAACGCTAATTTTGCATTAGATCAAGATCGCATTAAAGTAAATCCAATATCTGTCAAAACAGCCTTTGCTCAAGTTGATTTAAGTTATACTTATCACTTAGGCGAGTTTTCCGTTACGCCAATTTTGTCTGCTCGATATGATGCAAATCAAGGCAGCGGAAAAATTAATGTAACTCGATATGATTTTGCTTACAACGTGGAAAACCAACAGCAATATAACGCAGGGCTTAAATTGAAATATCATAATGTGAAATTAAGTCTAATAGGCGGATTAACAAAAGCGAAACAAGCGGAAAAACAAAAAACTGCAGAATTAAAACTAAGTTTTAGTTTTTAATAAGCCTGTTTAAATTAACGTTATAAACAACAAAGCCCTGTGTATTACAGGGCTTTATTTTTGAATGAAATTCAGTGATTAAGTGCGGTGAAAAATCAGCGCATTTTTTATTTTTAACGTAAAAACGCTGGAATATTTTTCTCGTATGCTGAGATTTTGTCTTCGTGCTGAAGAGTTAAGCCGATATTATCCAAGCCGTTTAACAAACAATGGCGGCGGAATTCATCAAGCTCAAAAGTATAAACTTTATCCCCTACAGTGACCGTCATCGCTTCTAAATCTACGTGGATTTGCTTGCTTTCATTTGCCCATACCCATTGGAAGATTTCTTCTACTTCTTCTTCGCTTAAACGAATCGGTAACATATGATTATTTAAGCTATTGTTATAGAAAATATCCGCAAAACTTGGGGCGATCATTACTTTAAAGCCGTAGTCTGCTAATGCCCAAGGGGCGTGTTCACGAGAAGAACCACAGCCAAGGTTTTTACGCGCCAACAAAATTGTTGCACCTTGATATTGCGGATAATTTAAGACAAATTCTGGATTTGGCTTGGTGCCGTCCACATCAAGATAACGCCATTCGTGGAATAAGTGTTTGCCGAAACCTACGCGGGTAATGGCTTGTAAAAATTGTTTTGGAATAATTGCATCGGTATCTACATTTGCCGCATCCAATGGTACGACTAAGCCTGAAAGTTGTTTAAATCCTGCCATTTTTCTTTTTCCTATTTTTGAGCCTTAATTTAATGCCACTTCACGAATATCAACAAATTTACCGAACACTCCTGCTGCCGCTGCCATTGCAGGGCTTACTAAATGGGTACGTCCATTACGACCTTGACGCCCTTCAAAGTTACGGTTTGAAGTGGAAGCACAACGTTCCCATTCGCCTAAACGGTCGTCGTTCATCCCTAAACACATTGAACAACCTGGATTACGCCATTCTGCACCTGCGGCAATAAAGATTTTATCCAAGCCCTCTTTTTCCGCTTGTTCTTTCACTAAGCCAGAACCTGGTACTACTAAAATACGTTTTACGTTATCCGCTTTTTTACGCCCCTTCATCACTGCCGCTGCTGCACGTAAATCTTCAATGCGCGAGTTGGTGCAAGATCCAATAAACACTTGATCAACTTTAATATCTTTTAAATTAGTGCCAGCTTCTAAGCCAATATAATGTAAGGCTTTTTCCGCTGAAGCACGTTGTACAGGATCTGCCATTTCTTGCGGATTTGGTATGGTTTCATTCACAGAAATTACCTGCCCAGGGTTTGTCCCCCAAGTGACTTGTGGTGCGATGTCTTTTGCTTCTAGCGTTACCACTGTGTCAAATTGTGCATCGTCATCAGATTTTAAGGTTTTCCAATAAGCAACGGCATCCTCCCAATCTTTGCCTTTCGGCGCGTGTGGACGATCTTTCAAATATGCAAATGTGGTTTCATCTGGCGCAATCAAGCCTGCTTTTGCACCCATTTCAATTGCCATATTACAGATGGTCATACGCCCCTCCATAGAAAGGTCTCGGATCGCTTCGCCGCAGAATTCTACAACGTGTCCTGTACCGCCTGCCATCGTAGTTTTGCCGATAATGGCAAGAATAATATCTTTTGCCGTAATACCTGATGCGACTTTACCACGCACTTCAATTTTCATACTTTTTGCGCGAGCCTGTTTTAAAGTTTGAGTGGCTAATACGTGCTCTACTTCAGAAGTACCAATACCAAAAGCCAAGGCACCAAATGCACCGTGCGTTGCGGTGTGTGAATCGCCACAAACAATTGTCATACCAGGTAAGGTTAAACCTTGTTCTGGCCCCATAACGTGTACAATACCTTGCTCTTTGGTTGTTATATCAAATAATTTAATACCTGTTGCTTTGGTATTTTTGTCCAGTTCTAATACTTGAATTTTCGCTTGACCTTCAAGTTTGTTCACATCACGCACTTGGGTAGAAATACTGTGATCCATGGTACCGAAAGTTTTGTTTACTTGGCGAACTCGGCGATTTGCGACGCGTAACCCATCAAAGGCCTGTGGGCTGGTTACTTCGTGAATCAAATGACGGTTAATATACAAAATTGGCGTTTCGCCCTCTGCTTCATACACAATGTGTGAATCAAATAATTTTTCGTAAAGTGTTTTTGCCATAATATTTTTCTCTATTCGTTAAGGGAAGTGCGGTTAAAATTCGATGTGTTTTTCAACCGCACTTTAAATACTTTGTCCCCCTGTTTATTGGGGATATTTCTAAATAACTAAGGGTGGGAGATTGCCCCCTTCCGCCCTTCGAGCATCTTCCCCCGTAAACGGAGGAAGGCAAGTATTAAATTGCTTGTGTAATCAATGTACCCATTTCTGCAGTAGAAACTGGTGTGGAAGCATCGGCCAAATCGGCGGTACGATGACCACTTGCCAAGACTTTTTGAACCGCACTTTCAATGGCATCTGCCGCTTCGTTTAAGTTGAAGCTATAACGCAACATCATTGCTGCAGAAAGAATTTGTGCGATTGGGTTGGCAATGCCTTTGCCTGCAATATCAGGGGCAGAACCGCCTGCAGGCTCGTATAAACCAAAACCCTCTTCATTTAAGCTGGCAGATGGCAACATTCCCATAGAGCCTGTGATCATCGCTGCTTCGTCAGAAATAATATCGCCGAAAATGTTAGAACAAAGCAAAACATCAAAAGCTTCTGGTGCTTTGATTAACTGCATGGTGGCATTGTCGATATAGATATGCTCTAAAGTCACTTCAGGATAGTCTTTTGCCACTTCAGTCACAGTTTCACGCCATAAAACGGAAGACTGTAATACGTTCGCTTTATCCACAGAAGTGACTTTTTTATTGCGTTTCATTGCTGCATCAAAAGCCGCACGTGCAATGCGTTCAATTTCATATTTGTAATACACTTCCGTATCAAATGCTTTGGTTTGTGCACCTTCGCCTTCACGACCTTTAGGCTGACCGAAATAAATCCCGCCCGTTAATTCACGCACCACCACCATATCAAAGCCTTTTGCGGCAATATCTGCACGTAATGGACAGAATTTTTCGAGTCCTTTATAAAGGGTAGCAGGGCGAAGATTACAGAATAATTTGAAATGTTTACGCAAAGGCAATAATGCACCACGTTCTGGCTGTTGATCTGGCGGTAAATTTGTCCATTTAGGGCCACCTACAGAACCAAATAAAATGGCATCCGCTTGATCGCAGCCTTTTAAGCTTTCGGCTGGTAATGGGCAACCGCAATGATCAATGGCAGCACCACCCACAAAAAACTCGTTAAAGTTAAGTTTAAAACCGAATTTTTCTTGGGCTTTGTTTAATACCTTAATAGCTTCCGCCATTACTTCAGGGCCGATACCATCGCCTGCTAATACTGCTATATTGTATGATTGCATATTATTTTTCCTATTTTTTACTGCAAAAGTGCGGTAGTTTTTTTCGTATTTTTCCCCTCTTTGCGAAAAAGGGGAACTCGATAGATTAATGCTGTTTATGATTCTTAATATCTGCCACTTTATGCGCGCGATAAATGGCATTGATAGCGTGGACTAAAGCAAGTGCGGAAGATTCAACGATGTCTGTTGCTAAACCAACGCCGTGGAATTTACGCCCTTTGTGTTCCACCACAATATCCACTTGCCCTAATGCTTCTGCACCCTCGCCTTTGGCAGTTAAGTTATAGTGAGACATTTTGATTTCTAAGCCTGTTAAATTTAAGATGGCGTTATAAACCGCATCTACTGGGCCGTTACCACCAATTGACGAAGTGCTTAATTTTTCGCCATCTAATTTCAATTGAACAAAGGCTGTGGCTGGATATTCTTTCGTTGAATGCGCAGAAAGTTTATCTAATACCAAACGATCTTCATCACCTTGTTGCATATCGATAAACGCCAAGGCTTCCAAATCATAATCAAACACTTGACCTTTTTTATCCGCCAATTTTAAGAACGCGTCATACAATTTATCCAAATCATAATCTTGTTCGTTGTAGCCCATATCCGCCATATGACCTTTCACAGCCGCACGACCAGAACGTGCGGTTAAATTCAATTTTTCTTTTTTCAAACCAATGGTTTCTGGAGACATAATTTCGTAGGTATTTTTGTTTTTCAACATACCATCTTGATGAATACCAGAAGAATGGGCAAAAGCATTTGAGCCTACAATGGCTTTATTCGGTTGAATCGGCATATTGCAAAGTTGGCTAACCATTTGGCTGACACGATGAATTTCTTGAGTATTGATACGAGTATCCACGCCCATAAAATCCTGAC
Proteins encoded:
- the dnaA gene encoding chromosomal replication initiator protein DnaA — translated: MNLSNLWQSCLLQLQDQVSASDLSTWLRPLQADVVADNHIVLYASNMFVKGWVETHYLAQIQQICQTLAQNPELRISLKEGVKPAPKIVESTPNTSLRSESAVDFQAESSASVKFESHLNTKHLFDNFVEGKSNQLARAVGQKLAQAPGEPSANPFFLYGGTGLGKTHLLHAIGNGILADKPNARVLYIHANNFMQHMVKAVRDNKMDQFKKFYRSLDALLVDDIQFFAEKEKTQEEFFHIFNNLFETGRQIILTSDRYPKEIEKIEERLKSRFGWGLTTAIEPPDLETRVAILLKKAEEHNMNLPEEVAFFIAQRLRTNVRELEGALNRVKAMQDFKGGDIDIDFVRDTLKDILALQERLVTIENIQKVVAEYYRIKVSDLKSKSRARSVTRPRQIAMALAKELTNRSLPEIGRAFDRDHTTVLNACREVPKFREQDNSIQEDWANLIRTLSA
- the dnaN gene encoding DNA polymerase III subunit beta, with the protein product MQFSISRENLLKPLQQVCGVLSNRPNIPVLNNVLLQIEDNRLTITGTDLEVELSSQTQLSSSSENGTFTIPAKKFLDICRTLSDDSEITVTFEQDRALVQSGRSRFTLTTQPAEEYPNLTDWQSEVDFELPQNTLRRLIEATQFSMANQDARYFLNGMKFETEGNLLRTVATDGHRLAVCTISLEQELQNHSVILPRKGVLELVRLLETSDEPARLQIGTNNLRVHLKNTVFTSKLIDGRFPDYRRVLPRNATKIVEGSWEMLKQAFVRASILSNERARSVRLSLKENQLKITASNTEHEEAEEIVDVNYNGEELEVGFNVTYILDVLNALKCNQVRMCLTDAFSSCLIENCEDSSCEYVIMPMRL
- the recF gene encoding DNA replication/repair protein RecF (All proteins in this family for which functions are known are DNA-binding proteins that assist the filamentation of RecA onto DNA for the initiation of recombination or recombinational repair.), with the translated sequence MAISRLLVEKFRNLTAVDLDFDPCFNFLIGNNGSGKTSLLEAIFYLGHGRSFKSAVTNRIISYDEPHFTLFGQIQESQHQWSVGLQKLRQGNTLVKINGEDGNKISDLAHLLPMQLITPEGLTLLNGGPSYRRAFLDWGLFHHQTSFYSAWSNLNRLLKQRNAALAQNQPYSAIKVWDVELAKLAHQVSQWRAEYAEALRPEIEQTCRLFLPELEINVSFHQGWEKNADYYEILQQNFERDRALNYTFSGPQKADFRFKAQGLPVEDVLSRGQLKLLMCALRLAQGEHLMKEKQRHCIFLIDDFASELDQDKRALLAKRLQQSGSQVFVTAITKRQLKEMQVENKKMFSVHNGIINALN